One Peromyscus leucopus breed LL Stock chromosome 6, UCI_PerLeu_2.1, whole genome shotgun sequence genomic region harbors:
- the Fndc7 gene encoding fibronectin type III domain-containing protein 7, translated as MAGRPKKSLSVIGFTLLCLTTVISSKTAPETPTIDQAYSKISNSITVEWTTVPGATSYLLTAEDGDTVIETTVASSPGTVTGLKAATLYQITIRSIGASGQSEASSPKLAKTVLAAPILEVGSPSPDSILVRWDAVYMAIGFSVSVMRANGLGRVWKENTTNTSLTFSSLDAGTLYTIKAYAWNANGIPGDDSTCNQRTSPRAPADIQVVFDSGALKASVSWTPTEGAFNYTVMASSDSSQRSCSTALSSCSLGSLQCGTEYLISVSASNDAGSSRPSSAVTLKTVACAPGRVTIQEDPPGHLSVAWSNVELGDYYVAFVKSDDGLEVHCNTSLPQCTFLSECGFTYFISVFAYNKAGQSPLGDVFNYTTAPCCPNDISWVLVSSDRVEIAWSPVRGAELYETKAIAGYSVVECNDPAPACTLSALDCDTKYNITVYSFSEVRGSNLSCSSHYITTAPCSPEIKNISKDAFSTINVHWRSTNEGATYTVTAQGQKGLFRCSSTGETCMIGGLPCGSVFSVTAVAETQAGKSLPSYSVPLETEPCCPAGLTAAQVSQSLINVSWTIGTAAQTYVAVLESHMGQSKCHTRQNHCLLGCIACGINYTVALKAVSPTGLTSDCAHRSYSSSACCPLGVKLYRLGPNGIRIYWQASRGSANYSTDLYGSKGIFTCAPSAGLSFCDVTDIPCGDVYTVMVSPVAETGLKLTFCPKKIYSVTCSGSTLGMVIYRGKRNDTVGPR; from the exons CACCCGAAACCCCAACTATTGATCAGGCATATTCAAAAATCAGCAATAGTATCACTGTAGAGTGGACAACTGTGCCAGGGGCCACAAGTTACTTGCTCACAGCTGAAGATGGGGACACAGTCATTGAGACCACAGTGGCCAGCTCCCCAGGCACTGTGACAGGCCTGAAGGCTGCGACCTTGTACCAAATCACCATCCGATCCATCGGTGCCTCTGGACAAAGCGAGGCTTCGTCTCCAAAGCTGGCGAAGACAG TGTTGGCTGCACCAATTCTGGAAGTTGGCTCTCCGAGTCCAGACTCCATCCTTGTGAGGTGGGATGCCGTGTACATGGCCATCGGCTTCTCTGTGTCGGTTATGCGAGCCAATGGCTTGGGTAGAGTCTGGAAGGAGAATACCACAAACACCTCCTTGACCTTCAGCAGTTTAGATGCCGGGACTCTCTACACTATAAAGGCCTATGCGTGGAATGCCAATGGAATCCCTGGGGATGACTCCACCTGCAACCAGAGAACCA GCCCTCGTGCCCCTGCCGATATCCAAGTCGTCTTTGACAGCGGGGCCCTGAAGGCTTCTGTTTCATGGACACCAACGGAAGGAGCGTTCAACTACACCGTGATGGCGTCCAGCGATTCTTCCCAGCGGAGCTGCAGCACAGCTCTGAGTTCCTGCAGCCTCGGTTCCCTGCAGTGTGGAACGGAGTACCTGATTTCTGTCTCGGCCAGTAACGACGCTGGGTCCAGCAGGCCGTCCTCTGCAGTGACCCTGAAGACTG TGGCTTGTGCACCCGGGAGAGTGACAATCCAAGAAGACCCCCCTGGTCACTTGTCCGTGGCTTGGTCTAATGTAGAGCTGGGCGATTACTATGTGGCTTTCGTGAAGAGTGACGATGGCCTGGAAGTACACTGCAATACCTCCCTCCCTCAGTGCACCTTCCTGTCCGAATGCGGCTTCACATACTTCATCAGCGTATTCGCCTATAACAAAGCAGGACAGAGCCCCCTGGGTGACGTGTTCAATTACACCACCG CTCCCTGTTGTCCTAACGACATCAGCTGGGTGTTGGTGTCCAGTGACAGAGTGGAAATCGCCTGGTCTCCTGTGCGTGGTGCCGAGCTCTATGAAACCAAGGCCATAGCTGGGTACAGTGTGGTGGAGTGCAACGACCCTGCTCCTGCTTGCACCCTCTCTGCTTTGGATTGTGACACCAAGTACAACATCACGGTGTATTCCTTCAGCGAGGTCCGGGGCAGCAACCTGTCCTGCTCTTCCCACTACATCACCACGG CTCCTTGCAGTCCtgagataaaaaatatttcaaaggatGCATTCTCCACGATTAATGTGCACTGGCGATCTACCAACGAAGGCGCTACTTACACGGTGACTGCCCAGGGGCAGAAGGGGCTGTTCCGGTGTAGCAGTACCGGGGAGACTTGCATGATTGGGGGCCTGCCCTGCGGCTCCGTGTTCTCCGTCACGGCCGTGGCCGAAACTCAGGCAGGAAAGAGCCTGCCCAGCTACAGCGTGCCCCTGGAAACAG AGCCGTGCTGTCCAGCTGGTCTGACCGCAGCTCAGGTCTCTCAGTCTCTAATCAACGTGAGCTGGACTATTGGGACAGCGGCTCAAACCTACGTGGCGGTGCTGGAGTCACACATGGGACAGTCTAAGTGTCACACCCGTCAGAACCACTGCCTTCTGGGATGCATTGCGTGCGGCATCAACTACACGGTGGCACTAAAGGCCGTTAGCCCCACTGGGCTGACCTCGGACTGTGCCCACCGAAGTTATTCCTCCA GTGCCTGCTGCCCGCTGGGGGTCAAATTATATAGGCTGGGCCCTAACGGCATCCGGATCTACTGGCAAGCCTCCAGGGGCTCTGCCAATTACAGTACTGACCTCTATGGTTCCAAAGGCATCTTCACGTGTGCCCCAAGTGCTGGCCTAAGTTTCTGCGATGTCACCGACATCCCCTGTGGGGACGTATACACTGTGATGGTCTCACCGGTTGCTGAAACAGGACTGAAGCTTACGTTCTGTCCAAAAAAGATATATTCAG